The Halomonas sp. KG2 genome contains a region encoding:
- a CDS encoding zinc ABC transporter substrate-binding protein yields the protein MATKHAVILLTTLPLSALATADTPPLNVVATIGMIADVAQEVGGECVNVEAMMGPGVDPHLYQASASDVATLRNAEQIFYSGYSLEGQLGDVLERFSERTPTLAVAPASIDPASLITSQDVYGIDPHLWMDVSLWAQTLPTLNAALSEARPDCAATFDANTERYQTQLLALHEWVTDSIASIPDEQRILVTAHDAFGYFGRAYDIDVEGIQGISTETETGIADIRNMTDIVVDRAVPALFIESTINPRTVQAVIDAAQQRGQVVEIGGELYSDAMGDPDTVDGTYMGMIYRNTQHIVEALGGTLAPLPEAMNDWATEWKLAH from the coding sequence ATGGCAACAAAGCATGCAGTGATCCTATTAACAACGCTGCCTTTAAGTGCGCTGGCAACTGCCGATACCCCCCCCTTAAACGTGGTGGCAACGATTGGTATGATCGCCGATGTGGCGCAGGAAGTAGGCGGCGAATGCGTTAATGTGGAAGCCATGATGGGCCCAGGCGTAGACCCTCATTTGTATCAGGCAAGCGCTAGCGATGTGGCAACGCTGCGAAACGCAGAACAGATTTTCTACTCGGGCTATTCGCTGGAAGGTCAGCTAGGCGACGTACTGGAAAGGTTCTCCGAGCGCACACCTACGCTTGCCGTCGCCCCTGCCTCGATTGACCCTGCATCATTGATTACCTCACAGGATGTGTACGGCATTGATCCTCATCTGTGGATGGACGTTTCTTTATGGGCACAAACACTGCCCACGCTCAATGCCGCGCTGAGTGAAGCACGCCCCGACTGCGCCGCGACGTTTGATGCCAATACCGAGCGCTATCAGACTCAACTGCTTGCCCTACACGAATGGGTGACAGACAGTATCGCCAGCATTCCCGATGAGCAACGCATTCTGGTCACCGCTCACGATGCCTTTGGTTACTTTGGCCGCGCCTACGATATCGACGTGGAAGGCATACAGGGCATTAGCACAGAAACGGAAACGGGTATTGCTGATATTCGCAACATGACAGATATTGTGGTGGATCGCGCGGTTCCGGCCCTTTTCATCGAGAGCACTATTAATCCGCGCACGGTTCAAGCCGTTATTGATGCCGCCCAACAGCGGGGCCAGGTTGTCGAAATTGGCGGTGAACTCTACTCCGATGCCATGGGCGACCCAGACACGGTCGATGGCACTTATATGGGCATGATCTACCGCAACACCCAGCATATCGTCGAAGCGCTTGGCGGTACCCTGGCACCGCTTCCCGAAGCAATGAACGATTGGGCTACCGAGTGGAAGCTCGCTCACTAA
- a CDS encoding ABC transporter ATP-binding protein, with amino-acid sequence MATPATTDTALSIQNLTVSYHNQPVLWDINLEIPTGVMAGIVGPNGAGKSTLIKSLLELVPSLSGEVMVHGRPYASQRRRVGYVPQRSSVDWDFPTTALDVVTMGLYGRLGWLRRPGRKERNESLEALEMVGMSAYADRQISQLSGGQQQRVFLARALVQQADVYFLDEPMAGVDATTERAIIDILRRLRDAGKTLIVVHHDLQTVRNYFDWLLLLNVRVIASGKADDVFNIDYLRQAYGGQIALLNDSDALMFTASKVK; translated from the coding sequence ATGGCGACACCCGCAACAACCGACACGGCGCTCAGCATTCAGAACCTGACCGTCAGCTATCATAATCAGCCCGTTCTCTGGGATATTAACCTAGAGATTCCTACCGGCGTGATGGCAGGCATTGTCGGCCCTAACGGGGCGGGTAAGAGCACGCTGATCAAGAGCCTGCTGGAGCTTGTACCATCACTTTCTGGCGAGGTCATGGTGCATGGCCGCCCCTACGCCTCACAGCGCAGGCGCGTTGGCTATGTGCCGCAGCGCTCCAGCGTCGACTGGGACTTCCCGACCACCGCGCTGGATGTGGTCACCATGGGGCTTTACGGTCGCCTGGGCTGGCTCCGGCGCCCAGGGCGTAAAGAGCGTAACGAGTCACTGGAAGCCCTGGAGATGGTGGGAATGAGCGCCTACGCCGACCGCCAGATCAGTCAGCTTTCCGGCGGCCAACAGCAGCGAGTGTTTCTGGCCCGCGCACTGGTGCAACAGGCCGATGTGTACTTTCTCGATGAGCCCATGGCCGGGGTTGATGCCACCACCGAGCGAGCCATCATCGACATTCTGCGCCGTTTGCGTGATGCGGGTAAAACGCTGATTGTTGTCCACCATGACCTGCAAACCGTACGTAATTACTTCGACTGGCTGTTGCTGCTTAACGTCCGTGTGATTGCCAGCGGCAAGGCTGACGACGTGTTTAATATTGATTATCTACGTCAGGCGTATGGTGGCCAGATTGCCCTGCTGAACGATAGCGACGCCCTGATGTTCACTGCTTCGAAGGTAAAATAA
- a CDS encoding metal ABC transporter permease, producing the protein MQWLDLLSDYTFQNVVIGASLLGLISGPLGCFAVLRRQSLLGDAISHAALPGVCLSFIITGSRDMGGVIIGSLATGSLAALTMLLLTRKSRLKTDAALGICLSIFFAIGIVLLTYIQGTNNASQGGLEAFLFGQAAATLRSDLWVMGSITLFTLTLLAIFWKQAKLVTFDGQYARSLGMPVNAIEAALTAMVALAVVVGLQMVGVILMAAMIVAPAAAARQWSRHLGGMLVIAAGIGIVSGVSGATISTLSRGLATGPLVILTATAIVIISLALAPGRGLLWGFIKHYRQKEALQKQQLLYTLYKHPSASRHYRATFGARMVLSKLKRQGYLIRSSDGGAGWALTSRGEKAAKQVVATFEEVVT; encoded by the coding sequence ATGCAGTGGCTTGATCTTCTTTCTGACTACACCTTTCAAAACGTGGTGATTGGTGCCTCGCTACTGGGTCTGATCAGCGGCCCACTGGGCTGCTTTGCGGTGTTACGCCGCCAGAGCTTGCTCGGTGACGCCATCTCCCACGCGGCGCTGCCCGGCGTGTGTTTAAGCTTTATCATCACCGGCAGTCGGGATATGGGCGGCGTTATCATTGGCTCACTGGCCACTGGCTCGTTAGCCGCGCTGACGATGCTGCTGCTGACCCGCAAAAGCCGCTTGAAAACCGATGCCGCTCTCGGCATTTGCCTAAGCATTTTCTTTGCCATTGGCATCGTGCTGCTGACCTATATCCAGGGTACCAATAACGCCTCCCAAGGGGGGCTAGAAGCCTTTCTGTTCGGCCAGGCCGCTGCTACGCTACGCTCGGATCTGTGGGTAATGGGCAGCATCACCCTCTTCACACTCACGCTGCTCGCCATCTTCTGGAAACAAGCCAAGCTGGTCACTTTTGATGGGCAGTACGCCCGCTCGCTCGGCATGCCCGTCAACGCCATCGAAGCCGCGCTTACCGCTATGGTGGCGCTCGCCGTGGTGGTCGGCTTGCAAATGGTTGGCGTGATATTAATGGCCGCCATGATCGTGGCGCCAGCCGCTGCGGCCCGGCAGTGGAGCCGTCATCTGGGGGGGATGCTGGTTATTGCCGCTGGCATCGGTATTGTCAGTGGGGTCTCGGGGGCAACCATTAGTACCCTATCCCGTGGTCTGGCGACCGGCCCGCTGGTGATTCTCACCGCAACGGCTATTGTCATCATCTCGCTGGCGCTTGCTCCCGGCCGAGGCCTGCTGTGGGGCTTCATCAAGCATTACCGCCAAAAAGAAGCGCTGCAGAAGCAGCAGTTACTCTACACGCTTTACAAGCATCCCAGCGCCTCCCGACACTACCGCGCAACATTTGGCGCGCGCATGGTGCTGAGTAAACTTAAGCGCCAAGGCTACCTTATACGCTCCTCTGACGGCGGCGCCGGATGGGCGCTAACATCGCGGGGAGAAAAGGCAGCCAAACAGGTGGTCGCCACCTTCGAAGAGGTCGTGACATGA